A genomic window from Acinetobacter chinensis includes:
- a CDS encoding glyceraldehyde-3-phosphate dehydrogenase yields MSKETIIALHAEHQGRWKNREEIAEQMIALIGQLYREKNIVVSVFGRSLVNRSVIQILKAHRFTRMMDVELSVVHTFPILEALAKIENIGTAEIDLGKLAVAFKEQGGDVDAFVATSVKSVEGRATSVEGRDVVLYGFGRIGRILARLMIGQSGLGRGLNLKAIVVRKSSDGDLEKRASLLRRDSIHGPFSGTISVDEENEAIIANGQFIKVIYASNPTEVDYTAYGIENALVIDNTGKWRDSEGLAQHLKCPGAARVILTAPGKGDMKNVVYGVNQTDILDEDAIISAASCTTNAITPTLKVLHDKYTVLNGHVETVHSFTNDQNLIDNYHKADRRGRAATLNMVITETGAAKAVAKALPALQGKLTGNSVRVPTPNVSLAILNLTLDKEVDRDEVNEYIRQISISSSLQGQIGYTNSTEVVSSDFIGSRTAGVFDAQATITSGNRLTAYVWYDNEVGYSCQVLRIAEQMGGVSYPKIPAEKTA; encoded by the coding sequence GTGAGCAAAGAGACTATCATCGCCCTACACGCAGAGCACCAGGGTCGTTGGAAAAACCGTGAAGAAATCGCGGAACAAATGATCGCTTTGATTGGTCAGCTTTACCGTGAAAAAAATATTGTGGTTTCAGTGTTTGGACGCTCTTTGGTTAACCGTTCAGTAATCCAGATTCTTAAAGCGCATCGTTTCACCCGTATGATGGATGTTGAACTTTCAGTTGTACATACATTCCCGATTCTTGAAGCGCTGGCTAAAATTGAAAATATTGGCACTGCTGAGATTGATCTGGGCAAATTAGCCGTTGCTTTCAAAGAGCAAGGTGGCGATGTTGATGCCTTTGTTGCAACTTCAGTTAAATCAGTTGAAGGTCGTGCGACTTCTGTAGAAGGTCGTGATGTTGTACTTTACGGTTTTGGTCGTATCGGTCGTATTCTGGCTCGTCTGATGATTGGTCAGTCTGGTCTTGGTCGTGGCTTAAACCTGAAAGCAATCGTTGTTCGTAAGTCATCTGATGGTGACCTGGAAAAACGTGCTTCACTGTTACGTCGTGACTCAATTCACGGTCCATTCTCAGGCACTATTTCTGTTGATGAAGAAAACGAAGCAATTATTGCTAACGGTCAGTTCATTAAAGTGATTTATGCATCCAACCCGACTGAAGTTGATTACACAGCTTACGGTATTGAAAATGCACTTGTGATTGATAACACAGGTAAATGGCGTGATTCAGAAGGTCTTGCACAGCATCTGAAATGTCCTGGCGCTGCACGCGTTATTCTGACTGCACCTGGTAAAGGTGATATGAAGAACGTTGTATATGGCGTAAACCAGACAGACATCCTGGATGAAGATGCGATTATTTCAGCAGCAAGCTGTACAACCAATGCTATCACTCCAACTCTGAAAGTTTTACATGATAAATACACAGTATTGAATGGTCATGTTGAAACAGTTCACTCGTTCACAAACGATCAGAACTTAATTGATAACTATCATAAAGCTGATCGTCGTGGCCGTGCTGCAACACTGAATATGGTAATCACTGAAACAGGTGCGGCTAAAGCAGTTGCTAAAGCACTTCCTGCACTTCAGGGCAAACTGACTGGTAACTCAGTACGTGTTCCAACACCTAACGTATCTCTTGCTATTCTGAACTTAACTTTGGATAAAGAAGTTGATCGTGATGAAGTGAACGAATACATCCGTCAGATTTCTATCAGCTCAAGCCTTCAGGGTCAGATTGGTTATACCAACTCAACTGAAGTTGTATCTTCTGACTTTATTGGTTCACGTACAGCAGGTGTATTTGATGCTCAGGCAACAATCACTTCAGGCAACCGTCTGACTGCTTATGTATGGTATGACAATGAAGTAGGTTACAGCTGCCAGGTACTGCGTATTGCAGAACAGATGGGCGGTGTAAGCTATCCTAAGATTCCTGCAGAAAAAACTGCATAA
- a CDS encoding diaminobutyrate--2-oxoglutarate transaminase: MSVSSVNPAPNSTNEYYLTRQSQMESNVRSYPRKLPLAIAKASGCWVTDVEGTEYLDCLAGAGTLALGHNHPAVIQSIQDTLASGLPLHTLDLTTPLKDAFTEALLEQLPGGKEEYCLQFCGPSGADGTEAAIKLAKTYTGRSTVISFSGGYHGMTHGSLAMTGNLSAKNAVNGLMPGVQFMPYPHEYRCPLGLGGEAGVNALTYFFENFIEDVESGVTKPAAVILEAIQGEGGVVTAPAKWLQKIREVTERHNIVLILDEVQAGFARSGKMFAFEHAGIEPDVVVMSKAVGGSLPLAVLAIKRKFDAWQPAGHTGTFRGNQLAMGTGLATIRTIKEQNLAQNAHDRGEFLQAELKKLAAEFPCIGNVRGRGLMIGVEIVDERQPADHMGSLPADSQLAAAIQTACFNNKLLLEKGGRGGTVIRLLCPLIITQDECVEAVARFKKALAEALVAVRGA; this comes from the coding sequence ATGAGCGTTTCTTCTGTAAATCCTGCCCCTAATTCTACTAACGAATACTACCTGACTCGCCAAAGTCAGATGGAGTCAAATGTTCGTAGCTATCCACGCAAATTGCCGTTAGCGATAGCCAAAGCTTCAGGGTGTTGGGTTACTGATGTAGAAGGTACTGAGTACCTTGATTGTCTGGCTGGGGCAGGAACACTGGCATTAGGCCATAATCATCCTGCGGTGATTCAAAGTATCCAGGACACTTTAGCAAGTGGTTTACCTTTACATACTCTGGATTTAACAACTCCTTTAAAAGATGCTTTTACTGAAGCATTACTCGAGCAATTGCCTGGTGGCAAAGAAGAGTACTGTCTACAGTTCTGTGGTCCATCTGGTGCAGATGGTACAGAAGCAGCAATTAAACTGGCGAAAACATATACGGGTCGCAGTACAGTTATCAGTTTTTCTGGTGGCTATCACGGTATGACTCATGGTTCGCTTGCAATGACAGGTAACCTGTCTGCGAAAAATGCAGTCAATGGCTTGATGCCAGGCGTACAGTTCATGCCATATCCGCATGAATACCGTTGCCCATTAGGTCTTGGTGGTGAAGCTGGTGTAAATGCACTGACTTATTTCTTTGAAAACTTCATCGAAGACGTAGAAAGTGGTGTTACAAAACCTGCTGCCGTGATTCTTGAAGCGATTCAGGGTGAAGGCGGTGTTGTTACAGCTCCTGCAAAATGGCTGCAAAAAATCCGCGAAGTGACTGAGCGTCATAACATTGTGCTGATTCTGGATGAAGTTCAGGCTGGTTTTGCCCGTTCAGGCAAAATGTTTGCTTTTGAGCATGCCGGTATTGAGCCAGATGTAGTCGTAATGTCTAAAGCGGTGGGTGGTAGCCTGCCACTGGCCGTACTTGCAATTAAGCGTAAGTTTGATGCATGGCAGCCAGCAGGTCACACGGGTACTTTCCGTGGTAACCAGCTTGCAATGGGCACAGGTCTTGCAACGATCAGAACCATTAAAGAACAGAATCTTGCGCAAAATGCACATGACCGTGGTGAATTTTTACAGGCTGAACTGAAAAAATTAGCTGCTGAATTCCCATGTATTGGTAATGTGCGTGGTCGTGGCTTAATGATTGGTGTTGAAATTGTTGATGAGCGTCAGCCAGCAGATCATATGGGTTCATTACCTGCCGATTCTCAGCTTGCAGCTGCGATTCAGACAGCATGTTTCAACAATAAATTATTGCTTGAAAAAGGTGGTCGTGGTGGTACGGTAATCCGTCTGCTTTGTCCACTGATTATTACTCAGGACGAATGTGTGGAAGCAGTTGCACGCTTTAAGAAAGCACTTGCTGAAGCTCTTGTTGCGGTTCGAGGCGCATAA
- the cgtA gene encoding Obg family GTPase CgtA, with protein sequence MRFVDEAVITVEAGDGGNGVASFRREKFVPFGGPDGGDGGRGGSIYIQAEDDTSTLVDYRYTRKFRAERGKNGAGANCAGRGGESVILKVPVGTTIVDTESGDIIGDLIEDGQKVLVAAGGDGGLGNTHFKSSTNRSPRKCTHGFKGEFREIRLELKVLADVGLLGMPNAGKSTFIRAVSAAKPKVADYPFTTMVPNLGVVDADRHRSFVMADIPGLIEGAAEGAGLGIRFLKHLARTRILLHIVDVQPIDGSDSAYNAKAIVAELAKFSPTLAKLPVVLVLNKLDQIAEESREEWCKHILDELQWDGPVFKTSGLLEEGTKQVVYYLMDQIEQQREREEEDPEYAAEVKAFRDQLEVETREQTIAAKEAYREMRRQQRLAGQDDDDDFDDEDDGEVEVHYVR encoded by the coding sequence ATGCGCTTTGTTGATGAAGCAGTCATTACCGTAGAGGCTGGCGACGGTGGCAATGGCGTAGCCAGTTTTCGCCGAGAGAAGTTCGTACCGTTTGGTGGTCCAGATGGTGGTGATGGTGGTCGTGGTGGCAGCATTTATATTCAGGCTGAAGACGACACCAGTACACTGGTAGATTATCGTTATACCCGTAAATTCCGCGCTGAACGTGGTAAAAATGGTGCAGGCGCAAACTGTGCTGGTCGTGGTGGTGAATCCGTGATTCTGAAAGTTCCAGTAGGAACAACCATCGTAGATACAGAATCTGGCGACATTATTGGTGACCTGATTGAAGATGGTCAGAAAGTTCTGGTCGCTGCGGGCGGTGATGGTGGATTGGGTAATACTCATTTCAAATCATCCACAAACCGTTCTCCACGTAAATGTACACATGGCTTTAAAGGTGAATTCCGTGAAATTCGCCTGGAGCTGAAAGTTCTGGCAGATGTTGGTCTTCTGGGTATGCCGAATGCCGGTAAATCCACATTTATCCGTGCTGTTTCGGCTGCAAAACCTAAAGTTGCAGATTATCCATTTACAACCATGGTACCAAATCTGGGTGTGGTGGATGCGGACCGTCACCGTTCATTTGTTATGGCTGATATTCCAGGGCTGATTGAAGGTGCAGCTGAGGGTGCTGGTCTTGGAATCCGTTTCCTTAAACATCTGGCGCGTACCCGTATTCTTCTGCATATTGTGGATGTTCAGCCAATTGATGGTTCAGACTCCGCTTACAATGCTAAGGCAATTGTTGCTGAGCTGGCAAAATTCTCTCCGACACTGGCGAAACTGCCTGTTGTACTGGTGCTGAATAAGCTGGATCAGATTGCAGAAGAAAGCCGTGAAGAGTGGTGTAAGCATATTCTGGATGAACTTCAATGGGATGGACCTGTATTTAAAACATCTGGTCTGCTCGAAGAAGGAACCAAACAGGTTGTTTACTACCTGATGGATCAGATTGAACAGCAGCGTGAGCGTGAAGAGGAAGATCCGGAATACGCAGCAGAAGTGAAAGCATTCCGTGATCAGCTTGAAGTTGAAACGCGTGAACAGACGATTGCTGCAAAAGAAGCGTATCGTGAAATGCGTCGTCAGCAACGCCTTGCAGGGCAGGATGATGATGATGACTTCGATGATGAAGATGACGGCGAAGTGGAAGTACATTACGTACGTTAA
- the rarD gene encoding EamA family transporter RarD, with amino-acid sequence MYKGVALSVLASVTFGILYFFTTYLKPMDSEQTFAWRMFATIPFLTLFMWWSGDLKNIQSIFRRILDQPVFLIWLLFSSLLCTTQLWLFLWGPINGRGLQVSLGYFLLPLVMVLVGCLVYKEKLSRWQLAAVVFAVLGVAHEIWRIGSIAWETVYVALAYPLYFFLRRYFKTDHLGGFWWDLFLILPVAVYLGFSLSDSTGLIAAFPHLIWAIIVLGFLSALGLGSYILASRYLPFVIFGLLSYLEPVLLALASIVLGERVEAGEWLTYIPIWFAVLLLVIEGVLHIFRQRQKSQELECKAVKYLDKQN; translated from the coding sequence ATGTATAAAGGCGTAGCGCTGTCTGTATTGGCATCTGTAACTTTTGGGATTCTGTATTTTTTTACAACGTACCTGAAACCGATGGACAGTGAGCAGACCTTTGCCTGGCGAATGTTTGCAACAATTCCTTTTCTGACCCTGTTTATGTGGTGGTCAGGCGATCTTAAAAATATCCAGTCCATTTTCAGGCGGATACTGGATCAGCCGGTCTTTTTAATCTGGTTGCTTTTCAGCTCGTTGCTTTGTACGACTCAGTTGTGGCTTTTTTTATGGGGTCCCATCAATGGACGGGGGCTTCAGGTATCTTTGGGCTATTTTTTATTGCCCTTAGTTATGGTGCTGGTCGGTTGCCTGGTTTACAAAGAAAAACTGTCCAGATGGCAGCTTGCGGCTGTGGTTTTTGCAGTGCTTGGCGTTGCGCATGAAATATGGCGTATTGGCAGTATTGCCTGGGAAACGGTTTATGTGGCTTTGGCATATCCTTTGTATTTCTTTTTAAGACGTTATTTTAAAACAGATCATTTAGGTGGTTTCTGGTGGGATCTGTTTCTGATTCTGCCCGTAGCGGTCTATCTTGGGTTCAGCCTGAGTGATTCAACCGGACTGATTGCTGCCTTTCCACATCTGATCTGGGCAATTATTGTGCTTGGTTTCTTAAGTGCGCTGGGACTGGGAAGTTATATCCTCGCCAGTCGTTATCTGCCATTTGTCATTTTTGGATTGTTGAGTTATCTGGAACCTGTGTTACTTGCACTGGCTTCAATCGTTCTGGGTGAGCGGGTGGAAGCAGGTGAGTGGCTGACGTATATTCCAATCTGGTTTGCTGTTTTACTGCTGGTTATTGAGGGTGTTCTGCACATTTTCAGGCAAAGACAGAAATCACAGGAACTGGAATGCAAAGCGGTTAAGTATCTGGATAAACAGAACTGA
- a CDS encoding bestrophin-like domain yields the protein MSWIQNLLSELSINSASNFWTIFILLGGAAYAGKFFFKNHNPTFSDDQAKIVLGAILSLLGLLIGFVLSISINGYNDRQKTEENEMLVIGSALQRTQLLNSPQKDQAEKLLHEYLDARIEFFNADNLLENKKWRTTSTEKQKQLWEIAVTEAREAPNPVINSVLSSYSDLYLAQEKTSVSWRDQIPKIVWALLIFFAVVSNILIGYNARQEQKMNLMILVLPFLITLSLFIISEIDVPGKGVIHVTPDDLLSLKETLVPVAKK from the coding sequence ATGTCATGGATACAAAATCTTTTAAGCGAACTATCCATAAACTCGGCTTCAAATTTCTGGACTATTTTCATTCTATTGGGCGGTGCGGCATATGCCGGTAAATTCTTCTTTAAAAACCATAATCCCACCTTTAGTGATGACCAGGCAAAAATCGTACTTGGCGCAATATTGTCCCTGTTGGGTTTACTTATAGGCTTTGTACTCTCGATCTCTATTAATGGATACAACGACAGGCAAAAAACAGAAGAAAATGAAATGCTCGTTATCGGCTCAGCACTGCAGCGTACTCAACTTTTAAATTCACCTCAGAAAGATCAAGCTGAAAAACTTTTGCATGAATATTTAGATGCCAGAATTGAATTTTTTAATGCTGATAACCTTCTTGAAAATAAAAAGTGGCGAACAACCTCTACAGAAAAGCAAAAACAACTTTGGGAAATCGCTGTTACTGAGGCAAGAGAAGCACCTAATCCTGTCATTAACTCTGTTCTAAGCTCATACAGTGATTTATACCTTGCTCAGGAAAAAACAAGCGTCAGCTGGCGTGATCAGATTCCTAAGATCGTATGGGCTTTACTTATCTTCTTTGCAGTCGTATCCAATATTTTGATTGGCTACAATGCCCGACAGGAGCAGAAAATGAATCTGATGATCCTGGTTTTACCATTTTTAATTACTCTATCCTTATTTATCATTTCAGAAATTGATGTACCAGGAAAAGGGGTTATCCACGTAACCCCTGATGATCTTTTATCATTAAAAGAAACATTGGTTCCTGTTGCGAAAAAATAA
- a CDS encoding winged helix-turn-helix transcriptional regulator, protein MSQYATSQVLGQVLSSECPSRELLEHITSKWSLLVLHCLSQGVHRFSELKQKIDGVSEKMLSQTLKVLEQDGLVLRTVYPVVPPKVEYQLTFTGSQTAEKVNILISWIERNLPEILNNKAQLMK, encoded by the coding sequence ATGAGCCAGTATGCAACAAGTCAGGTACTTGGGCAGGTCTTGTCCAGTGAGTGTCCATCGAGAGAGTTGCTTGAACATATTACCAGTAAGTGGTCATTGCTGGTTTTACATTGTTTAAGTCAGGGGGTTCATCGTTTCAGTGAGCTGAAACAGAAAATTGATGGTGTCAGTGAAAAAATGTTGTCGCAGACCCTGAAAGTACTTGAACAGGATGGACTGGTGCTGCGAACAGTGTATCCCGTTGTTCCACCAAAAGTAGAGTATCAGCTGACGTTTACCGGTTCTCAGACGGCAGAAAAAGTGAATATTCTGATCAGCTGGATAGAACGGAATTTACCTGAAATATTAAATAATAAAGCGCAGTTAATGAAATAA
- a CDS encoding SIMPL domain-containing protein (The SIMPL domain is named for its presence in mouse protein SIMPL (signalling molecule that associates with mouse pelle-like kinase). Bacterial member BP26, from Brucella, was shown to assemble into a channel-like structure, while YggE from E. coli has been associated with resistance to oxidative stress.) has product MTFAAETETLNYNLVNVQAEATRQVSNDEMHAVLYIEKSNKQPAELAAQITQLMNQAIATAKKYPDVKIETGSQTTYPVYDNDSRKLKEWRGRAEINIESTNFKSASQLVSELQQNFQTQSINFSVSDAQRKKVENELMIEASKNFQQRAQMLTQAWSKTGYNLVNLNLNTSSNYPQPVMMRASMAKFAAEDSAAQNVASGESKITVNANGTIQFK; this is encoded by the coding sequence ATGACCTTTGCAGCAGAAACCGAAACCTTGAATTACAATCTTGTCAACGTTCAGGCGGAAGCCACCCGCCAGGTATCCAATGATGAAATGCATGCTGTTTTATATATAGAAAAGAGCAATAAACAGCCGGCTGAACTTGCAGCGCAGATCACTCAACTGATGAATCAGGCGATTGCAACCGCAAAAAAATATCCTGATGTGAAAATTGAAACGGGTTCACAGACCACCTACCCTGTCTACGATAATGATAGCCGTAAACTTAAAGAATGGCGTGGCCGTGCTGAAATCAATATTGAAAGTACCAACTTTAAATCGGCAAGCCAGTTGGTCAGCGAACTGCAACAGAATTTCCAGACACAATCCATCAATTTCAGTGTGTCCGATGCACAGCGCAAAAAAGTGGAAAATGAGCTGATGATTGAGGCTTCAAAAAACTTTCAGCAACGCGCACAGATGCTGACTCAGGCATGGAGTAAAACAGGCTACAACCTGGTCAATCTGAACCTGAATACAAGCAGCAACTATCCGCAGCCTGTTATGATGCGGGCAAGCATGGCTAAATTTGCAGCTGAAGACTCTGCTGCACAGAATGTCGCTTCAGGCGAATCCAAAATCACTGTAAATGCAAACGGTACAATCCAGTTCAAATAA
- a CDS encoding lipocalin family protein has protein sequence MITKNIPRAGYTLAKIAVGGVLLAGLGIAAVSYAQSRPLTTVDKIEIDRYLGVWYEIARKPMYFQKQCDRHVTATYTLNENGNVDVLNRCLSEDGTVNQVKGEAFIQNAPFNSKLKVSFLPEVVRWLPVARGDYWILKIDDDYQTVLVGEPKRKYMWVLSRTPDLNEARLNEYLQYAQSLGYNIKDLIRTKQSLKLLKETEQ, from the coding sequence ATGATAACGAAAAATATTCCTCGTGCAGGTTATACATTGGCAAAAATTGCGGTTGGTGGCGTGCTGCTAGCGGGGCTTGGAATAGCTGCAGTGAGTTATGCACAGTCCAGACCTTTAACAACCGTGGATAAAATTGAAATAGACCGCTATTTAGGGGTGTGGTATGAAATTGCCCGTAAACCCATGTATTTTCAGAAACAGTGTGACCGTCATGTCACGGCAACCTATACCTTAAACGAAAATGGTAATGTGGATGTGCTGAATCGTTGTCTGAGTGAGGATGGCACAGTCAACCAGGTCAAAGGTGAAGCTTTTATTCAGAATGCACCGTTTAACAGTAAGCTAAAAGTCAGCTTTCTGCCCGAAGTGGTTCGCTGGTTGCCGGTTGCCAGAGGGGATTACTGGATTCTGAAGATTGATGATGATTATCAGACTGTACTGGTGGGAGAGCCTAAGCGTAAATACATGTGGGTGCTGTCCAGAACACCGGATCTGAATGAAGCCAGGCTCAACGAATACCTGCAGTATGCTCAGTCGCTGGGTTATAACATCAAAGATCTGATCAGGACAAAACAGTCACTGAAACTGTTGAAGGAAACAGAGCAGTAG
- the proB gene encoding glutamate 5-kinase: MIEVVDGQRQLKDCKRIVVKIGSSLLTANGKGLDLDAISHWARQIADLHSAGHEIILVSSGAVAEGMVRMKLENRPTDLPSLQACAAIGQMGLIHTWSSVLDKHSIQTAQVLLTHDDLADRRRYLNSCDALQHLIEWRVIPVINENDTVSTDEIRFGDNDTLAAMVAGQVHADLLIILTDQQGMFDSDPRSNPDAKLFHTVRALDESLFDMAGGGGKFGRGGMLTKVRAARLAAKSGCPTLIASGDSDHVLSRLMGGEMLGTLFITDNDRMTAHQQWLAAHLQTAGRLVIDQGAVKAIKENHRSLLPVGVKAVEGHFERGDVVECVDQDGHRVAVGRVNFSSRSAEIVKGLASDKVHQVLGEARSLEMIHRNHMAIY, encoded by the coding sequence ATGATAGAAGTGGTGGATGGGCAGCGTCAGCTTAAGGATTGTAAAAGGATCGTAGTTAAGATCGGATCATCTTTACTGACAGCAAATGGCAAAGGTCTGGACCTGGATGCGATTTCGCACTGGGCCAGACAGATTGCAGACCTGCACAGTGCAGGTCATGAAATCATTCTGGTTTCATCAGGGGCTGTCGCGGAAGGGATGGTCAGAATGAAGCTGGAAAACCGACCCACCGATCTACCCAGTCTTCAGGCCTGTGCTGCCATTGGTCAGATGGGGTTAATCCACACCTGGTCCAGTGTGCTGGATAAACACAGCATTCAGACAGCTCAGGTTTTACTGACTCATGATGATCTGGCTGACCGTCGTCGCTATCTGAACTCATGTGATGCCTTGCAGCATTTAATTGAATGGCGGGTTATACCTGTGATCAATGAAAATGACACTGTATCTACAGATGAAATCCGCTTTGGTGATAATGACACATTGGCTGCGATGGTTGCAGGGCAGGTGCATGCCGATCTGCTGATTATTCTTACAGATCAGCAGGGAATGTTTGATTCAGATCCACGTTCCAACCCTGACGCTAAACTGTTCCATACCGTTCGTGCGCTTGATGAAAGCCTGTTTGATATGGCAGGTGGCGGTGGAAAATTTGGACGTGGCGGTATGCTGACCAAAGTTCGTGCTGCCCGTCTGGCCGCCAAGTCAGGCTGTCCAACTTTGATTGCCAGTGGTGACAGTGATCACGTGCTCTCCCGTCTGATGGGTGGTGAGATGCTGGGTACGCTGTTTATCACAGACAATGACAGAATGACAGCTCATCAGCAGTGGCTTGCTGCACATCTGCAGACCGCTGGACGTCTGGTGATTGATCAAGGTGCTGTAAAAGCAATCAAAGAAAATCACCGCAGCCTTTTACCTGTGGGTGTGAAAGCGGTTGAAGGTCACTTTGAGCGTGGTGATGTGGTTGAATGTGTGGATCAGGATGGACATCGTGTTGCTGTGGGGCGGGTCAATTTCAGTTCCCGTTCTGCAGAAATCGTTAAAGGTCTGGCATCTGACAAAGTGCATCAGGTACTTGGAGAAGCCCGTTCTCTTGAAATGATTCACCGAAATCATATGGCGATCTATTAG
- a CDS encoding MFS transporter produces MQLKNVLSIIVFILLTSICGIVLGIWAFKHFNIYIPLENQQVNIDLQEPLQAQVHVKDALDVDISGRINAEIPIDEKLNIPLKQTLTPRVYFDNQVPIKTTIPVREVLKIRQDMAVNTKVQTTVLGKEITLPLKGTIPIQLDVPIELNVPLAQKVHLKFDAPVRVELKENLHIPLKTTLKTIVPVSGHLNVPVKSALNASVDVQNTLPVKIRQGELRIPLNSVRIATLKNAETEPVQVK; encoded by the coding sequence TTGCAACTGAAAAATGTATTGAGCATTATTGTATTTATTCTGCTGACCAGTATCTGTGGAATTGTGCTGGGAATCTGGGCTTTTAAGCATTTCAATATTTATATTCCTTTAGAGAATCAGCAGGTCAATATTGATTTACAGGAACCTCTCCAGGCTCAGGTTCATGTCAAAGATGCACTGGATGTGGATATATCAGGTCGGATCAATGCAGAAATTCCGATTGATGAAAAACTGAATATTCCACTGAAGCAGACTCTGACTCCTCGTGTATATTTTGATAATCAGGTGCCGATTAAAACCACGATACCAGTCCGTGAGGTCTTAAAAATCAGGCAGGATATGGCAGTCAATACCAAAGTACAGACGACAGTGCTGGGTAAAGAGATTACTTTGCCACTGAAAGGAACCATTCCGATCCAGCTGGATGTTCCGATTGAGCTGAATGTCCCTCTGGCACAAAAAGTACATTTGAAGTTTGATGCACCTGTCAGAGTGGAGCTAAAGGAAAATCTGCATATTCCCTTAAAGACGACACTGAAAACCATAGTTCCTGTGAGTGGTCATTTGAATGTGCCGGTGAAATCTGCCTTGAATGCTTCGGTTGATGTTCAGAATACACTTCCAGTCAAAATCAGGCAGGGTGAGCTGCGTATTCCATTAAATTCAGTGCGTATAGCAACATTAAAAAATGCTGAAACTGAACCTGTACAGGTAAAGTGA
- a CDS encoding phosphatase PAP2 family protein: protein MTLSELNLYLFKIINASPQASDFMINLAIFIANDLLYIMIAVFAWFWLRGGYTVKKYILKAFIFTVMAVLISQCISQFFYHPRPFVMDVGRTLIYHVPNGSFPSDHMLIFSSIAFSYFFSIQRRTGIFLIGLAWLVAWSRVYLGVHFPLDMLGGFLLAFSLNLLGLSVWNRYKNSLLHYVLYMYEYLFRKLIEKGFVR from the coding sequence ATGACGCTTTCTGAACTGAATCTATATCTTTTTAAAATAATAAATGCCTCACCACAGGCTTCAGATTTTATGATTAACCTTGCCATTTTCATCGCAAATGATCTGCTCTATATCATGATTGCAGTATTTGCCTGGTTCTGGCTCAGAGGTGGTTATACTGTCAAAAAATATATTCTGAAGGCTTTCATTTTTACTGTGATGGCTGTACTGATCAGCCAGTGTATTTCACAGTTTTTTTATCATCCAAGACCTTTTGTTATGGATGTTGGTCGAACTCTGATATATCACGTTCCCAATGGTTCATTTCCCAGCGACCACATGTTGATATTCAGCAGTATCGCATTTTCTTATTTCTTTTCCATTCAGCGCAGAACAGGCATTTTCCTGATCGGACTTGCCTGGCTGGTTGCCTGGTCACGTGTCTACTTAGGTGTACACTTCCCGCTGGACATGCTTGGAGGCTTCCTTCTGGCATTCTCATTGAACCTTCTGGGTCTCTCAGTATGGAACCGTTATAAAAACAGTCTTCTGCATTACGTACTGTATATGTACGAATACCTGTTCAGAAAACTGATTGAAAAAGGTTTTGTCAGATAA